A part of Sinorhizobium chiapasense genomic DNA contains:
- a CDS encoding NAD(P)/FAD-dependent oxidoreductase, whose amino-acid sequence MSVSFDFAVVGKGMMGAAAARHLAVAGASVALIGPDEPEDWANHGGVFASHYDNARITRTIDEDPVWARLARRSIDRYPEIAGESGIDFYAEVGCLIAAQAPGGEFDYLEKVARARDRLGVEAPPISGDDLVRRFPWFRFPWGYGGIHERRGAGHINPRALVKAQTILAERSGARGIRSEVISVEEHSDHVAVATVDGQAVRAGRVLVAAGGFSLSNALLPRPIDLTVKARTVLFAEVGAEDLVGFAGMPSLIGAAPEQERSYYLLPPVAYADGKHYIKIGGDPIDRVLASEPAVREWFRSGGNAPAADHMRGLLAEVMPGFQPVATHFAPCVTSFTRHGYPYIGFASDRLAVVTGGNGQAAKSSDEIGRLGAALVMEGHLDAPEYETDFAVSYR is encoded by the coding sequence ATGTCGGTAAGCTTTGATTTCGCCGTCGTCGGCAAGGGCATGATGGGGGCTGCGGCCGCGCGGCATCTGGCCGTTGCCGGAGCAAGCGTCGCGCTCATCGGCCCGGACGAGCCGGAAGATTGGGCCAACCACGGCGGCGTCTTTGCCAGCCACTATGACAACGCCCGCATTACCCGCACGATCGACGAAGATCCGGTCTGGGCCCGTCTTGCCCGCCGCTCGATCGACCGCTACCCGGAGATCGCCGGCGAGAGCGGCATCGACTTCTACGCGGAAGTCGGTTGCCTGATCGCAGCACAGGCGCCGGGTGGCGAATTCGACTACCTGGAGAAGGTCGCGCGTGCCCGCGACAGGCTCGGCGTCGAGGCGCCGCCGATTTCTGGCGATGATCTCGTTCGACGCTTTCCCTGGTTCCGTTTTCCCTGGGGTTATGGCGGTATTCATGAGAGGCGCGGCGCGGGTCACATCAATCCCCGGGCATTGGTGAAGGCGCAGACGATCCTCGCCGAAAGGTCGGGCGCGCGGGGCATCCGTTCCGAGGTAATTTCCGTCGAAGAACATTCGGATCACGTCGCCGTGGCGACCGTCGACGGTCAAGCAGTTCGGGCGGGGCGCGTCCTCGTTGCGGCCGGCGGCTTCTCGCTGTCGAACGCGCTGCTGCCGCGGCCGATCGATCTCACCGTGAAGGCGCGTACGGTACTTTTCGCCGAGGTCGGTGCCGAGGATCTCGTTGGCTTCGCGGGCATGCCGTCGCTGATCGGTGCCGCTCCGGAACAGGAACGCAGCTATTACCTGCTGCCGCCGGTTGCCTATGCAGACGGCAAACACTACATCAAGATCGGCGGCGACCCGATCGACCGGGTGCTCGCGAGCGAACCGGCGGTGAGGGAATGGTTCCGCAGTGGCGGCAATGCGCCGGCGGCCGATCACATGCGGGGATTGCTTGCCGAGGTGATGCCGGGCTTTCAGCCCGTTGCGACGCATTTTGCGCCCTGCGTCACGTCGTTCACGCGGCACGGTTATCCCTATATTGGCTTTGCCAGCGATCGCCTCGCTGTCGTCACCGGCGGCAACGGACAGGCCGCCAAGAGTTCAGACGAGATCGGGCGGCTTGGTGCTGCGCTCGTCATGGAAGGGCACCTCGATGCCCCAGAATATGAAACCGACTTTGCGGTTTCGTACCGTTGA
- the mraZ gene encoding division/cell wall cluster transcriptional repressor MraZ, whose amino-acid sequence MNRFLSHATNRIDAKGRVSVPSAFRAVLSDGGIRELYCFQDFVFPAISVGGPELLDRFERQMAAEDPFSDAANQMSLLVHGGGVFVKLDPEGRLMVTDFIRDFTGISTDVTFVGRGDHFQLWEPQAFARAQAEAREGRKQRGLRPE is encoded by the coding sequence ATGAACCGCTTCTTGTCACATGCTACGAACCGGATCGATGCAAAGGGGCGGGTGTCCGTGCCTTCGGCGTTCCGCGCCGTGCTTTCGGATGGGGGCATCCGGGAGCTATACTGCTTTCAGGACTTCGTCTTTCCGGCGATCAGCGTCGGTGGGCCGGAGCTCCTGGACCGGTTCGAGAGGCAGATGGCGGCAGAGGATCCGTTTTCGGATGCCGCCAACCAGATGTCGCTCCTCGTTCACGGGGGCGGCGTCTTCGTAAAGCTCGACCCGGAGGGCCGGTTGATGGTGACGGATTTCATTCGCGACTTCACCGGCATCTCGACCGACGTGACGTTCGTTGGACGGGGCGATCATTTTCAGCTCTGGGAGCCGCAGGCGTTTGCGAGGGCGCAGGCGGAGGCCCGGGAAGGGCGCAAGCAACGGGGGTTGCGTCCGGAATAG
- a CDS encoding peptidoglycan D,D-transpeptidase FtsI family protein, giving the protein MSFLSRIMVLKSKAHFSAGGNNRPSDGVNVTIQGARKKSASQAKNRVAIVIASFGIVYAVIGGRLAQYGMAQPETVSSIGRADSLMASRPDILDRNGEILATDIRTVSLYAEPHKIVDADEAVERLATVLPDLNAREIYNKLKSKSRFQWLRRQLTPKQQSEILALGIPGVGFRPEKRRFYPGGPTAAHILGHVNIDNRGVAGMERYIDGQGLADLAAIGMTSDAKLEPVKLSIDVRVQNIVRDVIDAGMKNFQAIAAGAVVLDVHTGEVLAMASVPDYDPNKPAEGAEEGWMNRMSNGTFEMGSTFKTFTIAMGLDSGKVTLNDSFDASAPIRIGGFTIKDFHGKRRVLTVPEIFQYSSNIGTAKIADLIGIPGHKEFLTRIGLLSKLPTELPEVKTPSQPREWKKINSITISFGHGVSTTPLQTAVAGAALVNGGKLIPPTFLPRTEEQANELATAVVKKSTSEDMRFLLRWNGIAGSGKRALVPGFNVGGKTGTADKVVNGRYASDLNFNAFLAAFPIDNPKYIVLTFIDAPKTGEGGGRTAGSNAAPMVRDIISRSAPLLGVEPKFGEDGSALLVSY; this is encoded by the coding sequence ATGTCGTTTCTCTCCCGTATCATGGTACTGAAGAGCAAGGCGCATTTCTCGGCGGGCGGCAACAACCGCCCATCCGATGGGGTCAACGTCACGATCCAGGGAGCACGCAAGAAGAGCGCCAGCCAGGCGAAGAACCGGGTGGCGATCGTCATTGCCAGCTTCGGAATCGTCTATGCCGTGATTGGCGGGCGGCTTGCACAATACGGCATGGCGCAGCCGGAGACTGTTTCCTCGATCGGGCGCGCCGACAGTCTGATGGCTTCGCGCCCCGACATTCTCGATCGCAACGGCGAAATTCTCGCAACCGACATCCGCACGGTGTCGCTTTATGCCGAGCCGCACAAGATCGTCGATGCCGACGAAGCGGTGGAGCGCCTGGCGACGGTTCTACCCGATCTCAACGCCCGCGAGATCTACAACAAGCTCAAGTCTAAGTCGCGTTTCCAATGGCTGCGCCGGCAACTGACGCCGAAGCAGCAGAGCGAAATCCTGGCGCTCGGCATTCCCGGCGTCGGCTTCCGACCGGAAAAGCGGCGCTTCTATCCCGGTGGTCCGACCGCCGCCCATATCCTCGGCCATGTCAATATCGACAACCGCGGCGTTGCCGGCATGGAGCGCTACATCGACGGCCAGGGCCTTGCCGATCTGGCCGCGATCGGCATGACCAGCGATGCCAAACTTGAGCCGGTCAAGCTTTCGATCGATGTGCGCGTCCAGAACATCGTGCGCGACGTCATCGATGCCGGCATGAAGAATTTCCAGGCGATCGCCGCCGGCGCGGTCGTGCTCGACGTCCATACCGGCGAGGTGCTGGCGATGGCCTCGGTTCCGGACTACGACCCGAACAAGCCGGCGGAAGGCGCCGAGGAAGGCTGGATGAACCGCATGTCGAACGGCACGTTCGAGATGGGGTCGACCTTCAAGACTTTCACGATCGCGATGGGGCTCGACTCCGGCAAGGTGACGCTCAACGACAGCTTCGATGCGTCGGCGCCGATCCGCATCGGCGGCTTCACCATCAAGGATTTTCACGGCAAGCGCCGCGTGCTGACGGTGCCGGAGATCTTCCAGTACTCCTCGAACATCGGCACGGCCAAGATCGCCGACCTCATAGGCATTCCCGGCCACAAGGAATTCCTCACGCGCATCGGGCTTCTGTCGAAGCTGCCGACGGAGCTTCCGGAGGTCAAGACACCGTCCCAGCCGCGCGAATGGAAGAAGATCAACTCGATCACCATCTCCTTCGGCCACGGCGTCTCCACGACGCCGTTGCAGACGGCGGTTGCCGGGGCTGCGCTGGTCAATGGCGGCAAGCTCATTCCGCCGACCTTCCTGCCGCGCACAGAGGAGCAGGCGAACGAACTGGCGACGGCGGTCGTCAAGAAGAGCACCAGCGAGGACATGCGCTTCCTGCTTCGCTGGAACGGCATCGCCGGTTCTGGCAAGCGGGCGCTCGTCCCGGGCTTCAACGTCGGCGGCAAGACCGGCACGGCCGACAAGGTGGTCAACGGCCGTTACGCCAGCGACCTGAACTTCAACGCCTTCCTCGCCGCCTTCCCGATCGACAATCCCAAATACATCGTGTTGACCTTCATCGATGCGCCGAAGACCGGCGAAGGCGGTGGGCGGACCGCTGGTTCCAACGCAGCGCCCATGGTGCGCGACATCATCAGCCGCTCCGCGCCGCTTCTCGGGGTCGAACCGAAATTTGGAGAAGACGGTTCTGCCTTGCTTGTGTCTTATTGA
- the ftsL gene encoding cell division protein FtsL — MLRTLDIVLIVVMTAAATVTYTIKHQAENKREEVRRLDAAIKLEEDTIDLLRADWALLTQPNRLERLVGAFGADLQLAPTPSTQLARPEELPMLKADLPQPEGDKAAEDGIAAVIKTDGMATGSVAR, encoded by the coding sequence ATGCTGCGAACGCTCGACATTGTCCTGATCGTCGTCATGACGGCAGCTGCCACGGTCACCTACACGATCAAGCATCAGGCCGAGAACAAGCGGGAAGAAGTTCGCCGGCTCGACGCTGCCATCAAGCTCGAGGAAGACACGATCGATCTCTTGAGGGCGGACTGGGCGCTGCTGACACAGCCGAACCGGCTCGAGCGCCTCGTGGGCGCCTTCGGCGCCGACCTGCAGCTCGCGCCGACCCCTTCGACGCAACTCGCGCGGCCCGAGGAGCTTCCGATGCTGAAAGCGGACCTGCCGCAGCCGGAAGGCGACAAGGCGGCTGAGGACGGCATTGCCGCCGTCATCAAGACAGACGGTATGGCAACAGGATCGGTGGCGCGCTGA
- a CDS encoding UDP-N-acetylmuramoyl-L-alanyl-D-glutamate--2,6-diaminopimelate ligase: protein MKIKDLAGAAFPELSAQLKGVSSDIEIAGITADSRQVKPGDLFVAVAGTKANGTAYIADALSRGAAAVVAADSTDTGADVPVFGLSEPRRFLAKAAAAFYGRQPETMVAVTGTAGKTSVASFTRQIWAHSGLAAAMIGTTGVVAPGRNDYGSLTTPDPVSLHKLLKELADAGVTHAAMEASSHGLDQSRLDGVRLAAAAFTNLGRDHMDYHPTVEHYMASKMRLFSTLLPKGAPAVIFADDQWSDQAIAAARKAGQDVRTVGRKGEFLTLKRVEHFRHKQSAEVHVGDDIFEIHVPLAGDFQIANALVAAGLAMSTGISAKAAFSALEKLQGASGRLELVGHTKDGALAYVDYAHKPDALENVLTSVRPFTTGRIIVVFGCGGDRDKGKRPIMGEIATRLADVVIVTDDNPRSEVPEVIRAEIMATAKGATEIGDRAEAIRTAVGMLKSGDTLIVAGKGHEEGQTIGSVTLPFSDHEEVRKALGGL, encoded by the coding sequence ATGAAGATCAAGGACCTGGCGGGAGCAGCTTTCCCGGAACTTTCGGCGCAACTGAAGGGCGTTTCCTCGGATATCGAGATCGCCGGCATTACGGCCGATAGCCGGCAGGTCAAACCGGGCGATCTTTTCGTCGCTGTCGCCGGGACGAAGGCGAATGGGACCGCCTACATCGCTGATGCCCTTTCGCGCGGCGCTGCGGCCGTGGTCGCGGCGGATAGCACGGATACCGGGGCCGACGTGCCGGTGTTCGGGCTCTCGGAGCCGCGACGTTTCCTGGCGAAGGCGGCCGCCGCCTTCTATGGGCGCCAACCGGAGACCATGGTGGCGGTGACCGGGACGGCGGGCAAGACCTCCGTCGCTTCCTTCACCCGGCAGATCTGGGCGCATTCGGGCCTTGCCGCCGCGATGATCGGAACGACCGGCGTCGTGGCGCCGGGCCGCAACGACTACGGATCGCTGACCACCCCGGACCCGGTTTCGCTGCACAAGCTGCTTAAGGAACTCGCTGATGCCGGCGTGACCCATGCGGCGATGGAAGCCTCCAGCCACGGCCTCGACCAGAGCCGGCTCGACGGCGTTCGGCTTGCCGCCGCGGCCTTCACCAATCTCGGCCGCGACCACATGGACTATCATCCGACGGTCGAACACTACATGGCCTCGAAGATGCGCCTCTTCTCGACCCTCCTGCCCAAGGGCGCACCGGCGGTGATCTTCGCCGACGACCAATGGTCTGACCAGGCGATCGCCGCCGCCCGCAAGGCCGGCCAGGATGTGCGCACTGTTGGACGCAAGGGCGAATTCCTCACGTTGAAGCGCGTCGAGCATTTCCGCCACAAGCAGTCGGCGGAGGTCCATGTCGGTGACGATATTTTCGAGATCCACGTGCCGCTTGCCGGCGACTTCCAGATTGCCAATGCGCTGGTTGCCGCCGGCCTTGCCATGTCCACCGGCATCAGCGCCAAGGCGGCCTTTTCGGCGCTCGAGAAATTGCAGGGCGCGTCCGGGCGCCTCGAACTCGTCGGGCACACGAAGGATGGCGCGCTCGCCTATGTGGATTATGCCCACAAGCCGGACGCGCTGGAGAATGTCCTGACCTCGGTTCGTCCTTTCACCACCGGCCGGATCATTGTCGTTTTCGGCTGCGGCGGCGACCGCGACAAGGGTAAGCGGCCGATTATGGGCGAGATCGCCACGCGGCTTGCCGATGTGGTCATCGTCACCGACGACAACCCGCGCTCGGAAGTGCCGGAAGTTATCCGCGCCGAGATCATGGCCACGGCCAAGGGCGCAACCGAAATCGGCGACCGCGCCGAGGCGATCCGCACGGCGGTCGGCATGCTGAAAAGCGGCGACACGCTGATCGTCGCCGGCAAGGGACATGAGGAAGGGCAGACGATCGGTTCCGTGACCCTGCCGTTCTCGGACCACGAGGAAGTACGCAAGGCATTGGGAGGGCTATGA
- a CDS encoding lytic transglycosylase domain-containing protein: protein MRISSVAAVAACFGMSFAGMGMSYAGDVDKTIKTSSLQSVTRTTGYPKPDLSLSTGSQYTILIQSYAKQYGVPAGLAHAVVKIESNFNPDARGSAGEIGLMQIKPATARMMGYSGSAKGLYDPETNIKFGMMYLAKAQELSDGSTCGTILKYNAGHAAKRMNPVSKRYCGKVQSILN, encoded by the coding sequence ATGAGAATATCGTCTGTTGCTGCGGTGGCGGCATGCTTCGGCATGTCCTTCGCCGGGATGGGTATGTCGTATGCAGGGGATGTCGACAAGACCATCAAGACCTCTTCGCTTCAGTCAGTGACCAGAACAACAGGGTACCCGAAGCCTGACCTGTCCCTGTCGACCGGCTCGCAATATACGATCCTCATCCAGTCCTACGCCAAGCAATATGGCGTTCCCGCCGGCCTCGCTCACGCCGTCGTTAAAATCGAAAGCAACTTCAACCCGGATGCGCGCGGCAGCGCCGGCGAGATCGGCCTGATGCAGATCAAGCCCGCCACCGCCCGCATGATGGGCTATTCCGGCTCGGCCAAGGGCCTCTACGATCCGGAAACCAACATCAAGTTCGGCATGATGTATCTCGCGAAGGCGCAGGAGCTTTCGGACGGCTCAACCTGCGGCACCATCCTGAAATACAACGCCGGCCACGCCGCCAAGCGGATGAATCCGGTGTCGAAGCGCTATTGCGGCAAGGTCCAGAGCATTCTGAACTAA
- a CDS encoding DnaJ family molecular chaperone, translating into MSFWDSLLKIVTATGNALAGVVEAVRTLFEGDPETRRKVAFSVAMIALSAKMAKADGIVSETEVAAFRDIFKFPADQAQNVARLYNLARQDVAGYEAYAEKMASLCSSCEKNCPILEDIIDGLFHIAKSDGAVHEKELAFLMRVAEIFKMDEEHFQRIMARHVHLTGRDPYEVLGVSPKDDFAKIRRRYRVLVSENHPDMLVARGVPKEFHAIANDRMAALNAAYEAIEKERRAA; encoded by the coding sequence ATGTCATTTTGGGACAGCCTGCTGAAAATCGTCACGGCCACAGGCAATGCGCTCGCGGGCGTAGTCGAGGCCGTTCGCACCCTCTTTGAAGGGGATCCGGAAACACGGCGTAAGGTCGCGTTTTCGGTCGCGATGATCGCGCTTTCGGCGAAGATGGCGAAAGCCGACGGCATCGTCAGCGAGACCGAGGTTGCCGCTTTCCGTGATATCTTCAAGTTTCCCGCGGACCAGGCGCAGAATGTTGCGCGTCTCTACAACCTCGCGCGTCAGGACGTTGCGGGCTACGAGGCCTATGCCGAAAAAATGGCGTCGCTGTGCTCGTCCTGCGAAAAGAACTGCCCGATCCTCGAGGATATCATCGATGGGCTCTTCCATATCGCGAAGTCCGATGGCGCCGTACATGAGAAGGAACTCGCGTTCCTCATGCGCGTCGCGGAGATCTTCAAGATGGACGAGGAGCATTTCCAGCGCATCATGGCGCGCCATGTCCATCTCACGGGGCGCGATCCCTATGAGGTGCTGGGCGTTTCGCCGAAGGACGATTTCGCCAAGATCCGCCGGCGCTATCGCGTGCTCGTGTCCGAGAACCATCCGGACATGCTGGTGGCGCGGGGCGTGCCGAAGGAATTTCACGCGATCGCCAACGATCGCATGGCGGCGCTCAACGCAGCCTATGAGGCGATCGAGAAAGAACGCCGCGCCGCATGA
- the rsmH gene encoding 16S rRNA (cytosine(1402)-N(4))-methyltransferase RsmH, translating to MVTDQGGGYSEADGGPVRHIPVLLSEVLAALEPAPGKIILDGTFGAGGYTSAILTAGADVIALDRDPTAIATGQPLVAASEGRLKLVHSRFSELAEHTPAEGLDGVVLDIGVSSMQIDEAERGFSFQKKGPLDMRMSAAGVSAADVVNRAKVSDLIRIFGFLGEEKQAGRIARAIEKRRAEAPFETTRDLAGLIEIVTPRKAKDKIHPATRVFQALRIFVNDELGELANALFAAERVLKPGGRLVVVTFHSLEDRIVKAFFQDRSGKAAGSRHLPMVAARAATFTPVGKPMIAASEEEASRNPRARSAKLRAGIRTEAPSPGNDLSIFNLPELASLAKLGG from the coding sequence ATGGTGACGGATCAAGGCGGCGGATATTCTGAAGCCGACGGCGGACCGGTTCGTCACATTCCCGTCCTGTTGAGCGAGGTGCTCGCTGCCCTCGAACCTGCACCTGGCAAGATCATTCTCGATGGCACGTTTGGTGCCGGCGGCTATACGTCCGCCATCCTGACGGCGGGTGCCGACGTGATTGCGCTCGATCGCGATCCGACGGCGATTGCCACAGGTCAGCCTCTTGTCGCCGCCTCCGAGGGGCGGCTCAAGCTCGTTCATTCCCGCTTTTCGGAACTCGCAGAACATACGCCGGCAGAAGGTCTCGATGGCGTCGTGCTCGATATCGGGGTTTCCTCGATGCAGATCGATGAGGCCGAGCGGGGCTTTTCTTTCCAGAAGAAGGGGCCTCTCGACATGCGCATGTCGGCTGCCGGTGTCTCTGCCGCCGATGTCGTCAATCGCGCCAAGGTCTCCGATCTCATCCGCATTTTCGGTTTCCTCGGCGAAGAGAAGCAGGCGGGCCGCATTGCCCGGGCCATCGAAAAGCGCCGCGCCGAAGCGCCGTTCGAAACGACGCGCGACCTCGCGGGCCTCATCGAGATCGTGACGCCGCGCAAGGCCAAGGACAAGATTCACCCCGCGACCCGCGTCTTTCAGGCGCTGCGCATCTTCGTTAACGACGAACTCGGGGAACTCGCCAATGCGCTTTTTGCTGCCGAGCGGGTGCTGAAGCCCGGCGGGCGCCTTGTCGTCGTCACCTTCCATTCTCTCGAAGACAGGATCGTCAAGGCGTTCTTCCAGGATCGGTCCGGCAAGGCGGCTGGATCCCGCCACCTGCCGATGGTCGCTGCACGCGCCGCAACCTTCACGCCAGTTGGCAAGCCTATGATTGCGGCCAGCGAGGAAGAAGCGTCCCGCAATCCGCGCGCCCGGTCCGCCAAGCTCAGGGCCGGCATCCGCACGGAGGCCCCGTCGCCGGGAAACGATCTGTCCATTTTCAACCTGCCGGAACTGGCGAGCCTTGCGAAACTGGGGGGCTAA
- a CDS encoding UDP-N-acetylmuramoylalanyl-D-glutamyl-2,6-diaminopimelate--D-alanyl-D-alanine ligase, which yields MNWLWTSSDLLAAMNGRPVGNLPEGIAGISIDSRTINKGEAFFAIKGDRVDGHDYAGIALANGAALLVVSEGKIPALGRLIAPMIVVDDVLEALIRLGCAARDRSAAKVIAVTGSVGKTTTKEMLRHVLSPLGRVHASVASFNNHWGVPLTLARMPEATDFGIFEIGMNHPGEIRPLTKMVRPHVAVVTSIAAAHLGNFESLDEIAAAKAEIFEGVVKDGHAVLNIDSPQYTLLERTAGAAGVSYIHSFGANPKAEFRLVEFAGRSEGSVLWAGIGGRTLEVAIGAPGRHIAENALAVIAAARLAGADLDQVLASLATMRPEKGRGLQHRLKVGAGRLTLIDESYNANPASMRAAISLLRDAEPPVGGRRIAILGDMLEMGEHAAEVHAALAEPIVEAGIAEVWLAGPEMAYLRDALPPEVSTVYRESVDDLTDYALAAVAAGDVVMVKSSKGTGCAKIVQALLNAYPEEAARGGEA from the coding sequence TTGAACTGGCTCTGGACAAGCAGCGATCTTCTGGCTGCGATGAACGGCCGTCCGGTCGGAAATCTGCCAGAGGGCATTGCCGGCATCTCGATAGACAGCCGAACGATCAACAAGGGTGAGGCGTTTTTCGCGATCAAGGGCGATCGTGTCGATGGCCATGACTATGCCGGGATCGCGCTTGCCAATGGAGCCGCCCTTCTTGTCGTCAGCGAAGGTAAGATTCCCGCCCTCGGCCGGCTGATCGCGCCGATGATCGTCGTCGATGACGTGCTGGAGGCGTTGATCCGGCTCGGCTGCGCCGCGCGCGATCGCAGCGCGGCCAAGGTTATCGCCGTCACCGGATCGGTCGGAAAGACCACGACGAAGGAAATGCTGAGACATGTGCTGTCCCCGCTCGGCCGCGTGCATGCCTCCGTTGCCTCCTTCAACAATCACTGGGGTGTGCCGCTGACCCTTGCGCGGATGCCTGAGGCGACCGACTTCGGCATCTTTGAGATCGGCATGAACCACCCGGGCGAGATCCGGCCGCTGACGAAGATGGTTCGCCCGCACGTGGCCGTCGTCACCAGCATCGCTGCCGCCCATCTCGGCAATTTTGAGAGCCTCGACGAGATCGCGGCGGCAAAGGCCGAGATCTTCGAAGGTGTCGTCAAAGACGGCCACGCCGTCCTCAACATCGACAGCCCGCAATACACCCTCCTGGAGCGGACCGCTGGTGCCGCCGGCGTGAGTTACATCCATTCCTTCGGCGCCAATCCGAAAGCCGAGTTCCGGCTGGTCGAATTCGCCGGTCGCTCGGAAGGATCGGTGCTCTGGGCGGGAATCGGCGGCAGGACGCTGGAAGTCGCGATCGGCGCTCCGGGGCGCCATATCGCCGAGAACGCGCTGGCCGTGATCGCGGCGGCGAGGCTCGCGGGCGCCGATCTCGATCAGGTCCTGGCCTCGCTTGCGACGATGCGGCCGGAAAAAGGCAGGGGACTGCAGCACCGCCTGAAGGTCGGCGCGGGTCGATTGACGCTCATCGACGAGAGTTACAATGCCAACCCGGCCTCGATGCGCGCAGCGATCTCGCTGCTGCGCGACGCCGAGCCACCCGTCGGAGGGCGCCGGATCGCGATCCTCGGCGACATGCTGGAGATGGGCGAGCACGCCGCCGAGGTTCACGCCGCTCTTGCGGAACCGATCGTTGAGGCGGGAATCGCGGAGGTCTGGCTCGCCGGGCCCGAGATGGCGTATCTGCGCGACGCTCTGCCGCCGGAGGTCTCGACCGTCTATCGCGAGTCTGTCGACGATCTCACGGACTATGCACTCGCAGCGGTTGCCGCCGGCGATGTGGTGATGGTCAAGTCGTCCAAGGGAACCGGCTGCGCGAAGATCGTCCAGGCTCTTCTCAACGCCTATCCGGAAGAGGCGGCGAGGGGCGGGGAAGCATAG
- a CDS encoding N-acetylmuramoyl-L-alanine amidase encodes MTARTCDFRGARLLPSPNHGERAGGRNPDMILLHYTGMETAASALDWLCREESQVSSHYFVHEDGRVDQLVAEERRAWHAGKSSWKGETDINSCSIGIEIANAGHPGGLPDFPEAQIEAVVELCRDCGQRWSIAPERVLAHSDVAPIRKVDPGEKFPWHVLHAKGVGHWVEPAPVGGGRFFQRGDRGQPVEAIQSLLSLYGYSIEVTGDFCEKTEGAVAAFQRHFRQARVDGIADVSTIDTLHRLLSALPNLSV; translated from the coding sequence ATGACAGCGAGGACATGCGATTTTCGAGGTGCGCGCCTGCTGCCGTCGCCCAATCACGGCGAGCGCGCCGGGGGGCGCAATCCCGATATGATCCTGCTGCACTACACCGGCATGGAGACGGCCGCTTCGGCGCTCGACTGGCTTTGTCGCGAAGAGAGCCAGGTCTCCAGCCACTATTTCGTTCATGAGGATGGCCGCGTCGACCAGCTCGTCGCGGAGGAGCGGCGCGCCTGGCACGCGGGCAAGAGCTCCTGGAAAGGCGAGACGGACATCAACTCCTGCTCGATCGGAATCGAGATCGCCAATGCCGGCCATCCGGGCGGGCTGCCGGACTTCCCTGAGGCACAGATCGAAGCGGTCGTCGAATTGTGTCGGGACTGTGGCCAGCGCTGGTCCATCGCCCCGGAAAGGGTGCTTGCGCATAGCGATGTCGCACCAATTCGCAAGGTCGATCCGGGAGAAAAATTTCCCTGGCATGTGCTGCACGCCAAGGGGGTCGGCCATTGGGTGGAACCGGCGCCGGTCGGCGGCGGCCGGTTTTTCCAGCGCGGCGACCGCGGCCAGCCGGTCGAGGCGATCCAGTCTTTGCTGTCTCTCTATGGCTATAGTATTGAAGTAACAGGCGATTTCTGTGAGAAGACGGAGGGCGCGGTGGCCGCATTCCAGCGCCATTTCCGTCAGGCGAGGGTGGACGGAATCGCCGATGTTTCGACCATCGACACGCTTCACCGCCTGCTTTCCGCACTTCCGAACCTCAGCGTTTAG